The genomic window tgtatcttgagttagttataagtaaactaactcaaccccaagttagtttaacaactcttgtaatctccagcttataaaaaggcttctcattttcattaataaatgataaaaaaaaaaggcattatacataaagatttcctagctttgcaattacaGCATCAAAAGCAATGTACAGTTCAGATGAGACTTTATTCCAGTATAGAGTAGCTCTGTAATTGCAGATCAAGAAAGTGAATGTAGCATGGAAAtcccaaattcaacatttggaaGTTAGCAATTGACAATCTCATTAGTAGGCAGTGCAcccataataaaatgtaagatttttagaaccctaaaaattcaagtaactTGCAACTAGTCATTGTCATGACCATCAATACTACGATTAGTGGATcagcacaaaatacaaaacagtaagacagtaaatctttaaaaaccttacttctgttttaacttgctcaagaagaatgttgcaaaaagtatatcaacaagaaTTCCTTCAAACATGACCTACAGGAAGAAGGGTAAGACAACAACAACATCCtgtcaaaaatcatttaatgtgattgagatcttttagcatgactgcttgagaacttttagcacaaccgggcagcaacttcaataacagaaaaacatgcataatgtaggaagacagcagatttcaaattatgacattgtatttatgaatgtcaGGCGATTCATTgatgttccaaaattcaaccaaagtatggggtgaaagatatataagaatcttccatgataaggccaagaccaggatatccttatccagaaaaagaaaaaactaatcaaccaaagtaaattCCATGTATGATTGGGAATTATGGCCATACCTTTGCCAAAAGAACTtcgaggaaatggaaaaactggAGATGTTGCTCATGTATCATTCCCGAACCAGGATTGGGGTAGAGCAAATGGTCAGCAATTTGCTGGATTACCAAGcagaaaataacttatattagaaaaaatgaacaatacatacccacatattactgaaattttatgaaatagatttcaagcaaccaatttttatattgaaatgtgatctcacaactatttttattttgaaaagcgaTTTCAAACAACTATGGCTGTCTCATCACGCTTCATGTTATCCAATAATACTACAGGATTAACAAAGCCATGCCATGCTAATAATAAGGAATGTCGTGATAACCTTAAATAAACCATACTGCACGTCAAAGGCTGCCCGTGTAATGTTCTCCAtgacatctttaaaaataccacCACCATCAATTCCTGCCTCCTCAACTccaaattcattaacaaaagaca from Cucumis sativus cultivar 9930 unplaced genomic scaffold, Cucumber_9930_V3 scaffold47, whole genome shotgun sequence includes these protein-coding regions:
- the LOC116405939 gene encoding E3 ubiquitin-protein ligase UPL6-like, which codes for MAQAVIENTRANDIHKRVPFLVPFTSKVKIFTTQLAAARQRNGSLAVFARNRFRIRRNHILEDAFSQMSALSEVDLRGSIRVSFVNEFGVEEAGIDGGGIFKDVMENITRAAFDVQYGLFKQIADHLLYPNPGSGMIHEQHLQFFHFLEVLLAKVMFEGILVDILFATFFLSKLKQK